In Corythoichthys intestinalis isolate RoL2023-P3 chromosome 4, ASM3026506v1, whole genome shotgun sequence, a genomic segment contains:
- the mc2r gene encoding adrenocorticotropic hormone receptor — MNTTTNTSDCPELSVPLYVFFTIGLFSLMENLLVVVAVIYNRNLHSPMYFFMCSLAGFNTIASITKTCENILLVFADVGHLEKEGSSETKLDDVIDSLLCMSFVGSIFSFLAIAVDRFVSIFHALRYHNIMTIRRTGTSLGIIWTTCVVSAIFLVNFFHFKFIMICFVALFIIAFVTTCFLYAHIFMLARIHAKKIGTLNSGGAEKSHQRSLGSSMRGALTLTTLFGTFVVCWVPFILHLVILTVCPKNPYCECFRSLFQLHVILLMSHALIDPAIYAFRSTELRHTFRKMFLCFKEM; from the exons ATGAACACCACAACAAACACATCAGACTGCCCAGAGTTGAGCGTTCCTCTCTATGTCTTCTTCACCATCGGGTTATTCAGTCTGATGGAGAATCTCTTAGTTGTGGTGGCCgtcatatataacagaaacctcCACTCTCCCATGTACTTCTTCATGTGTAGCCTGGCAGGCTTCAACACCATAGCCAGCATCACCAAGACCTGTGAGAACATCCTACTTGTATTTGCGGATGTGGGACATCTGGAGAAAGAAGGTTCCTCTGAGACCAAGCTTGATGATGTGATAGACTCGTTGCTCTGTATGTCCTTTGTGGGTTCAATTTTCAGCTTCCTGGCCATTGCTGTGGACCG ATTCGTCTCTATATTCCATGCGCTTAGATACCACAACATCATGACTATACGGCGCACAGGGACCAGTTTAGGCATCATCTGGACAACATGTGTGGTTTCAGCCATATTCCTAGTCAACTTCTTTCACTTCAAGTTCATCATGATCTGCTTTGTTGCCCTTTTTATCATCGCCTTTGTCACCACCTGCTTCCTCTATGCTCACATATTCATGTTGGCACGTATCCATGCTAAAAAAATTGGTACTCTTAACTCAGGTGGCGCAGAAAAATCTCATCAGAGGTCATTGGGTAGCAGTATGAGAGGAGCCCTAACACTCACTACCCTATTTGGGACGTTTGTTGTGTGTTGGGTACCTTTTATCCTCCATCTTGTCATCTTGACAGTGTGCCCGAAGAACCCCTATTGCGAATGTTTCAGATCACTCTTCCAGCTCCATGTAATTCTGCTTATGAGCCACGCCCTTATCGATCCCGCTATCTATGCCTTTCGCAGCACTGAGCTGAGGCACACGTTCAGGaaaatgtttctttgttttaaagAGATGTAG